In the genome of Croceimicrobium hydrocarbonivorans, one region contains:
- a CDS encoding amino acid permease produces MSQTDKIAPGPGSSKSPSGFGTFAGVFTPSILTILGVIMYLRFGWVLGQVGLMGTLLIVTLSTCITFFTALSIASIATDQHVRTGGAYYMISRSLGIETGGAVGIPLFLAQALSIALYTIGFAESVSSVFPQFDSRWVGMLTTLGVGALALFSAKIAIRSQFFIMAAIAISLISLVFGSPVENADLSIWHGEGEVGFWKVFAVFFPAVTGIMAGVNMSGDLKDAKQSIPRGTFMAIAVGYLIYMGLPIILSQRASAESLINDPLIMRKISFWGDAILLGVWGATLSSAIGSILGAPRVLQALARDRVLPASLSWLGKGKGEDDNPRAGTLFTIGLALLAVYFGNLNLVAPILTMFFLTTYGVLNISATLEKLLGSPSFRPTFKVHWIFSLLGALACIAVMLLINAFATTIAVIFMFLLFIWLQRRELQTTWGDVRQGLWMAISRTALLRIRRTADPKNWRPHLLVLSGAPTKRWHLVELGHDLSQNRSLMTVATAITKTDLPIGRQIKMEGNIKDYLLQRGINSLVRVYYAQRVLEGTQSLISTYGLGQITPNTILMGASENPDNLDEYCRLIEYCYALRKNVLIARNADQLHEQNYSRIDIWWGGLKANGGLMIVLAHLLQRSINWKGTQVNVKMLSRSEKAADGASHNLSSLLKEMRVDHNEKVIYEADKDFYEVLEEHSAGADLIMLGMAVPREGFEYRAYYEQLSQKTKNLPSTLFVLASQEVQFGEVLS; encoded by the coding sequence ATGAGTCAAACGGATAAGATTGCTCCTGGTCCAGGTAGCTCCAAATCTCCTTCCGGATTCGGCACTTTTGCCGGAGTATTTACGCCCAGCATCCTAACTATTTTAGGGGTAATCATGTACCTGCGCTTCGGCTGGGTATTGGGTCAAGTGGGCCTGATGGGCACTTTGCTTATTGTTACCTTATCTACTTGCATCACCTTCTTTACGGCCCTAAGTATTGCCTCAATAGCCACCGATCAACATGTGCGTACTGGCGGAGCCTATTATATGATTAGTCGCTCCCTCGGCATTGAAACCGGTGGTGCAGTTGGCATTCCTCTATTTTTAGCTCAAGCTCTTTCCATCGCTTTGTATACCATCGGTTTTGCGGAAAGTGTATCCAGCGTATTTCCACAATTTGATTCGCGCTGGGTGGGTATGCTCACCACCTTAGGGGTAGGTGCTCTAGCCCTGTTTTCTGCTAAGATTGCCATCCGGAGCCAGTTCTTCATCATGGCTGCAATAGCCATTTCTTTAATCTCTTTAGTCTTTGGCAGCCCGGTCGAAAACGCGGATTTAAGCATCTGGCATGGCGAGGGCGAAGTTGGTTTCTGGAAGGTCTTTGCTGTTTTCTTCCCCGCGGTTACTGGTATTATGGCCGGGGTAAATATGTCGGGAGATCTTAAAGATGCCAAGCAATCTATACCGCGTGGAACCTTTATGGCCATTGCCGTGGGTTATCTTATTTACATGGGCTTACCCATAATTTTAAGTCAGCGCGCATCGGCCGAAAGCCTGATCAATGATCCTTTAATAATGCGGAAAATTTCCTTCTGGGGAGATGCCATTTTATTAGGGGTTTGGGGTGCCACCCTTAGTAGCGCTATCGGCAGCATTTTAGGAGCTCCACGAGTTTTGCAGGCCTTAGCTCGGGATCGTGTTTTACCAGCTTCCTTAAGTTGGCTGGGAAAAGGGAAAGGCGAAGACGACAACCCTCGGGCGGGAACCCTCTTTACCATAGGACTGGCGCTCCTGGCCGTTTACTTTGGAAATTTAAATCTGGTAGCTCCCATCCTTACCATGTTTTTCCTTACCACTTATGGTGTTCTAAATATCTCAGCCACCCTTGAGAAACTCCTGGGAAGTCCCTCCTTTAGACCCACCTTTAAAGTACATTGGATCTTCTCCTTGTTAGGAGCCCTGGCCTGTATCGCAGTGATGCTTTTAATTAATGCCTTTGCCACTACCATAGCCGTCATCTTCATGTTCCTACTTTTTATTTGGCTGCAAAGACGTGAACTGCAAACTACCTGGGGTGATGTAAGGCAGGGCCTTTGGATGGCAATAAGTAGAACAGCTTTATTGCGTATCCGTCGTACTGCTGATCCTAAAAACTGGCGTCCCCATTTATTGGTTCTTTCGGGAGCCCCAACCAAGCGTTGGCATTTGGTAGAGCTAGGTCATGACCTTAGTCAGAATCGAAGTTTAATGACCGTAGCCACAGCCATCACCAAAACCGATTTACCCATAGGCAGGCAAATTAAGATGGAGGGGAATATTAAGGACTATTTACTGCAAAGAGGCATCAATAGTCTGGTTAGAGTGTACTATGCCCAAAGAGTTCTGGAAGGAACTCAATCCCTGATTAGCACCTATGGTCTAGGGCAAATCACCCCCAATACCATTTTGATGGGTGCTTCTGAAAACCCGGATAATTTAGATGAGTACTGTCGCTTGATTGAATACTGTTATGCCTTGCGTAAAAATGTGCTCATTGCCCGAAATGCAGATCAACTGCATGAACAGAATTACAGTCGGATTGACATTTGGTGGGGCGGTTTAAAAGCCAATGGTGGATTGATGATTGTATTAGCTCATTTACTGCAAAGAAGCATAAACTGGAAGGGCACCCAGGTGAATGTGAAAATGCTATCTCGTAGTGAAAAAGCGGCCGATGGAGCTAGCCATAATCTATCCTCCTTACTCAAGGAAATGCGGGTAGATCACAATGAAAAAGTGATCTATGAAGCAGACAAAGATTTTTACGAAGTATTGGAGGAACACTCTGCCGGTGCCGATTTAATTATGCTGGGCATGGCTGTACCCCGTGAAGGCTTTGAATATCGTGCCTATTATGAGCAGCTATCCCAAAAAACAAAAAACCTCCCAAGTACACTATTTGTATTAGCGTCTCAGGAGGTGCAATTTGGTGAAGTACTGAGCTAA
- a CDS encoding M16 family metallopeptidase: MLSFAGPLKSAMQLDIFTLSNGIRVVHREINRPVAHLGLLIAAGSRDELEDEQGLAHFIEHCLFKGTQKRKAYHILSRMEDVGGELNAFTSKEETVIHSSFLSGDYARAVDLICDIAFRSTFPPKECEKEKEVIIDEINSYKDSPSDSIFDDFEELVFPNHSLGRNILGTLESVKGFGTEDIHKFLNRNYSADRMVFSSVGNISAARLRNLLEKQVEDIQFQAGEKRELIMPEPTQPIRDEQTRSGYQTHVVMGSPAYAARHDHMRPLALLNNILGGPGMNSRLNLNIRERYGFTYHLESFYHPYLDTGLFGIYLGTDPGTADRAMNLIDKELKKLRDQKLGVLQLSKAKKQILGQFAMAQENNGALMLSFGKSLLLHDEIESFEEIVQDVEAMKAETLLEVANDILVPEKFSRLIFRNTQP; encoded by the coding sequence ATGCTTAGCTTTGCAGGCCCTTTAAAAAGCGCTATGCAGTTGGACATCTTCACCTTAAGTAATGGCATCCGAGTAGTACACCGCGAAATCAATCGTCCGGTGGCCCATTTGGGTTTATTGATTGCCGCCGGTTCGCGTGATGAACTGGAAGATGAACAGGGTTTAGCCCACTTTATTGAGCACTGCTTGTTTAAGGGCACTCAAAAGCGAAAAGCCTATCATATCCTCAGCCGCATGGAAGATGTGGGTGGTGAATTAAACGCTTTTACCAGCAAGGAAGAAACCGTAATTCACAGTAGCTTCTTAAGTGGTGATTATGCCCGAGCGGTAGACCTGATCTGCGACATTGCTTTTCGCAGCACCTTCCCTCCCAAAGAATGTGAGAAGGAAAAGGAAGTGATTATTGATGAAATCAATTCCTATAAAGACAGTCCATCCGACAGTATTTTCGATGACTTTGAAGAATTGGTATTCCCAAATCATAGCTTAGGTCGCAATATCCTGGGCACCCTGGAAAGTGTGAAGGGATTTGGCACCGAGGACATCCATAAATTCCTGAATCGCAATTATTCTGCCGATCGCATGGTATTTAGTTCGGTGGGGAATATAAGTGCCGCTCGCCTACGGAATCTCCTGGAAAAGCAAGTGGAAGACATTCAATTCCAGGCGGGAGAGAAAAGGGAACTGATTATGCCCGAGCCAACCCAGCCCATAAGGGATGAGCAAACGCGCAGTGGGTACCAAACTCACGTAGTTATGGGCAGTCCGGCCTATGCCGCGCGCCATGATCATATGCGTCCCCTAGCCTTGCTCAACAATATTTTAGGTGGCCCTGGAATGAACTCAAGGCTCAACCTTAATATTCGTGAACGTTACGGCTTCACCTATCATTTAGAGTCTTTTTACCATCCTTATTTAGATACCGGCTTATTCGGAATTTATCTGGGCACCGACCCTGGCACGGCAGATCGAGCCATGAACTTGATAGATAAGGAACTCAAAAAGCTACGCGATCAAAAATTGGGTGTATTACAACTCTCTAAGGCGAAAAAGCAAATCTTGGGTCAGTTTGCCATGGCACAGGAAAACAATGGGGCTTTGATGCTTTCCTTTGGTAAATCTTTGCTCTTGCACGATGAAATTGAAAGCTTCGAAGAGATCGTGCAAGATGTAGAAGCCATGAAAGCCGAAACCCTGCTCGAAGTGGCTAATGACATTCTGGTACCGGAAAAATTCAGTCGCTTAATCTTCCGGAACACGCAACCTTAA
- a CDS encoding LytR/AlgR family response regulator transcription factor has product MKILIIEDEKPAARQLERLLQRSEEFEGSIHGPLESIAQTVDHLREHSNYDLILMDIHLADGPSFEIFESVDPSTPIIFCTAYDQYALEAFKLNSIDYLLKPIEPADLDRALQKYKKLHAQRQTPELSAAEILKALQKPKEESKSYKERFMIKLGDRIISRETREVQFFYSAEKASFLQDQDGRSYPIEYSLDQVEASVPNRDFFRINRKYLIRFEAIREMHSYSGSRIKLHLMHCDDDDILVSRDRTAEFKHWLDS; this is encoded by the coding sequence ATGAAGATCTTGATTATTGAAGATGAAAAGCCAGCCGCTCGCCAATTAGAACGGCTATTACAACGCAGCGAGGAATTTGAAGGCAGCATTCATGGCCCCTTGGAAAGCATCGCTCAAACAGTGGATCATTTAAGGGAGCACAGCAATTATGACCTTATTTTAATGGATATCCATCTGGCAGATGGACCGAGTTTTGAAATCTTTGAATCCGTTGATCCTTCTACCCCGATTATTTTTTGCACGGCTTATGACCAATATGCTTTGGAGGCATTTAAACTCAATAGCATCGACTATCTACTCAAACCCATTGAGCCCGCCGATTTAGATCGAGCCCTGCAGAAATACAAGAAACTACATGCCCAAAGGCAAACTCCTGAATTATCAGCGGCCGAAATTTTAAAGGCCCTTCAAAAACCAAAGGAGGAGTCTAAAAGCTACAAAGAACGCTTTATGATCAAGTTGGGGGATCGCATCATTAGCCGGGAAACCCGTGAGGTCCAGTTTTTCTATTCGGCCGAAAAAGCCAGCTTCCTTCAGGATCAAGATGGACGATCCTATCCGATCGAATACAGCCTCGATCAGGTCGAAGCTTCTGTTCCTAATCGGGACTTCTTCCGCATTAATCGCAAATACCTGATTCGTTTTGAAGCTATTCGTGAAATGCATAGCTATTCCGGCAGTCGTATCAAGCTTCACTTAATGCATTGTGATGACGATGATATCCTGGTAAGTCGTGATCGCACCGCCGAATTCAAGCATTGGTTAGATAGCTAG
- a CDS encoding sensor histidine kinase has product MESTSPYSRQEILRWIGISALLGIILPVFYSFESYWTLQGLSKIWDDMLYSFMMSLGISLSVGLNEHLLDRRFPWLEHPGKRLILEILGISLFGFSASFLMNVLFFTLFGMIDYNNFPWETMLNNALIPLYVGYVISAIFISRGFLGRAKAEAVRAEKLQTEKYRSEVRVLRDQLNPHFLFNSLNILTNMVYEDADRSAAYIRQLSRFYRYVLEVQDEDTVELERELQFIRDYIQLQQERFGGDALQYSEKLFPNPDFQIPPLALQLLLENALKHNRCSSAEPLKIEIIQEGNSLIIRNNIQKRSVQSEHLGIGLSNLIRRYELLKADLPQINSDEAHFTVKIPLLLKA; this is encoded by the coding sequence ATGGAAAGTACCTCTCCCTATTCGCGTCAAGAAATACTTCGATGGATAGGCATCAGTGCCTTGCTGGGCATAATCCTGCCAGTCTTTTACAGCTTCGAAAGCTATTGGACCTTGCAGGGCCTGAGCAAGATTTGGGATGATATGCTCTACTCCTTTATGATGTCTTTGGGCATCAGTCTCTCGGTAGGACTTAATGAGCATTTACTAGATCGACGTTTCCCCTGGTTAGAGCATCCGGGCAAGCGCTTAATTCTGGAAATCCTTGGCATTAGCCTCTTCGGTTTTAGCGCTTCCTTTTTGATGAACGTATTGTTCTTCACGCTCTTTGGCATGATTGATTACAACAATTTCCCTTGGGAGACAATGTTGAATAATGCCCTGATCCCACTCTATGTCGGCTATGTGATATCCGCCATTTTCATTAGCCGAGGCTTTTTAGGACGGGCAAAAGCCGAGGCGGTACGAGCCGAAAAACTACAAACCGAAAAATACCGTAGTGAAGTGCGGGTTTTAAGAGATCAACTCAATCCGCATTTCCTTTTTAACTCCCTAAATATCCTCACCAATATGGTTTATGAGGATGCCGATCGCTCCGCGGCTTATATCCGCCAATTGAGTAGATTCTATCGCTATGTTTTGGAAGTTCAAGATGAAGATACAGTTGAGCTAGAACGCGAGTTACAATTCATTCGCGATTATATCCAATTGCAGCAAGAACGCTTCGGTGGAGATGCTTTGCAATACAGCGAAAAGCTATTTCCAAATCCTGATTTCCAAATCCCTCCCCTGGCTTTGCAATTACTTCTGGAAAATGCGCTGAAGCATAACCGCTGTAGCAGTGCAGAACCACTTAAAATTGAAATCATCCAAGAAGGAAATAGCTTAATTATCCGCAACAACATTCAAAAGAGGTCCGTGCAATCCGAGCATTTAGGCATTGGGCTATCTAACTTAATTAGACGCTATGAGCTTCTAAAAGCCGACTTACCACAAATTAATAGTGACGAAGCCCATTTTACCGTAAAAATCCCTTTACTCCTAAAGGCATGA